One Besnoitia besnoiti strain Bb-Ger1 chromosome VIII, whole genome shotgun sequence DNA segment encodes these proteins:
- a CDS encoding phosphatidyl serine synthase (encoded by transcript BESB_084670) — MEMVLSRRHVGVQTAVPSREYIGPQARASQAPEFFKQGWLHRPKTVATLCTSLALIFIAAQFVTSGSEAGNLRYRIASGIIAAVSMFLVFATLQLPDGLLVRPSPIFWRFVKGCSVLYLVLLVFLLFQDLDDVRRGLHYIDPALGKPLPEKSYAQNCHSFSTLADSMDVFVLAHFFGWMVKALIIRDARLLWILSLLFEWMEISLRHILPNFWECWWDHLILDVFGCNLLGLYLGLRLCRWLQMKEYVWDSSEEQGDASALPSPSAPSSPRIAPTEPSAALLPRGARGGLDQPSAAHAEAPEARQKKEVKTMRRKTCDAVPGSLRELAPYEWTGYRWPQLFSSASTFVSLLLFCVAVTMLDLNVFFLKAELWMQPAHWLILLRITLWTFMAAAGTREYYEFITDVNCKRMGVQCWIDLAVVSTEALLSIKWFHGLEPHDPCPQWIIWAWIALACALGTVIVWLLLCRPRRPCLKKLSSVSLSYERLPGTSAENEAQTSSVPDAKEE, encoded by the exons ATGGAAATGGTGCTTTCCAGGCGTCACGTTGGCGTGCAGACGGCTGTGCCGAGCCGAGAGTACATCGGGCCGcaggctcgcgcctctcAAGCTCCGGAGTTCTTCAAACAGGGCTGGCTGCACAG GCCCAAGACGGTCGCCACGCTATGCACTTCGCTGGCGCTTATTTTTATTGCCGCGCAGTTCGTCACGTCTGGCTCGGAAGCTGGAAACTTGAGATACCGGATTGCCAG CGGCATCATCGCAGCGGTGTCGATGTTCCTTGTCTTcgcgacgctgcagctgccaGACGGTCTGCTGGTGCGACCCTCGCCGATTTTTTGGCGGTTCGTCAAAGGCTGCTCCGTCCTCTACCTCGTGCTgctcgtctttcttctcttccag GACTTGGACGatgtgcgccgcggcctgcactACATCGACCCAGCACTGGGGAAGCCTCTGCCTGAGAAGAGCTACGCACAAAACTGCCACAGCTTCAGCACACTCGCG GATTCCATGGACGTCTTCGTTTTGGCGCACTTTTTCGGCTGGATGGTGAAGGCGCTGATcatccgcgacgcgcggctgctgtggaTTCTTTCTCTGCTCTTCGAGTGGATGGAAATATCCCTCAGGCACATTCTCCCGAACTTCTGGGAGTGTTGGTGGGATCAC CTGATTCTTGACGTGTTCGGGTGCAATTTGCTCGGACTGTACCtgggcctgcgcctctgccgctggCTGCAAATGAAGGAGTACGTGTGGGATAGCTCTGAGGAGCAAGGCGACGCTTctgcgctgccttcgccgtccgcgccgtcctctccgcgcatCGCGCCGACGGAGCCCTCGgctgcgctgcttccgcgcggggctcgcggcgggctGGATCagccctcggcggcgcacgccgaggcgcccgaggcgaggcagaagaaagaggtGAAAACCATGCGGCGGAAAACCTGCGACGCCGTTCCGGGCTCCCTCAGGGAGCTCGCGCCCTACGAGTG GACTGGATACCGCTGGCCGCAGCTCTTCTCGAGTGCCTCGACGTTCGTTAGTCTGCTGCTTTTTTGCGTGGCGGTCACGATGCTCGATCTGAATGTCTTTTTCCTCAAAGCCGAGCTCTGGATGCAGCCCGCGCACTGGCTCATTCTCCTGCGCATCACGCTGTGGACGTTCATGGCCGCGGCAGGCACGCGGGAATACTACGAGTTCATCACTGATGT GAATTGCAAGCGGATGGGCGTTCAGTGTTGGATCGACTTGGCAGTCGTGAGCACCGAGGCGCTTCTCTCCATCAAATGGTTCCACGGCCTCGAGCCGCACGACCCTTGCCCGCAGTGGATTATC TGGGCGTGGATTGCCTTGGCCTGCGCCCTGGGGACGGTGATTGTCTGGCTGCTGCTGTgccgtccgcgccggccgTGCCTGAAGAAGCTCTCCAGTGTCTCGCTCAGCTACGAGAGGCTGCCAGGCACTTCGGCGGAAAATGAAGCGCAGACGTCCTCAGTACCCGACGCGAAAGAGGAGTAG